The Elaeis guineensis isolate ETL-2024a chromosome 14, EG11, whole genome shotgun sequence genomic sequence ccgttggagtcgaggacgaagcccggctcccgtaggagtccgggcggagtcttcctgcaattaaatcaaaggtgaagtccggctcccataggagtccggacaaggcttaccggcagctgatgtcgaggacggagcccggctcccgtaggagtccgggcggagtccctcttgaggttggagctgtggacagagcccatctcccgtgggagttcgggcggagtccttcttcagttgaagttggcgacgtagcccggctcctgtaggggttcggacggagctcgcaagggctaatcctgctgagaacttcggccgtgggtattttgtacccaacaacaTCTTTGGAtagataaatataataatatcaaaagATTTTCTCCACAATGTATATGGGATCTAAATAGAACTACTACATATTAGCTCTACAAATGGCAATGGTTTAGGTTACTCTTAAAATTTACTCTATTTGTATCTGAATCCATAATTAAAATCTTACTATCCGAATCTATCCCAACCCTAATTACAAAATTACTcagaaatataaaatatatcccgctaaaaataataaatctatctCTAAATCCATCCGATCAACCTTTATCTGGGTTGAGTTATTCGAGTGCCTAAACCCATCCATTCAATCCGGACCCACCCAATTAATTCAAATACTATGTCAGTTAAAATGTAAAAGTAATATGATACAATAATCTAAAAGTAACGTGATACAATACAACATCACAACTTATTCAAGAATAATTTAGTACTGTATACTATGGTATGGACTATGAAGAGAATGAgtctaacaaaaaaatatttcaattaaaattatttatatatttttataaaaatttacaaCATCCATATAATCAGATTGAGATAGTGGAAACCCAAGAGTTAACTCCCAAATTcaaataagtttttattttaggttccAAATCCTTCCCAAATTCTATAAAATATTGCTAGACAAATCTTAGGATTCTGGATGGATGGGATGGGTAATCGAAAAAAATATACCCAACTGCCACCCCTaagtagctctctctctctctctctctcctccccccCCATCTCCAAACCTATTAGCCGTCACTTTCAAACCCCAATTTCAGCATCCACTGTTAGAATGTCTGGCAACTCGTAACATATGTGATAGCCTGATTTGTGGCACACAGAAAGATCTATTTGAACTAGAAGACTCGCGGACggatcaaaataagaaaaaccAAAGGTAGCTCTCCTCTGTACTTGGGACTCATCCAACTCCACCAAGATTACGACTCATTCTCTATAAAAGCAAGGTCGAATCTAACTCTTCCAGGATTATACTCAATTCTCTATAAAAGCAGAGGCAGGGAACCTAGATACGTATTGCTTATCTCATATATACTATTTCACTATGTTGTTTGAAGGGTCTCCAGCCGGATCGGCTCCAACGATCAATCTCAAACCCGCCGTGTGGGTTCAATTCAGTACCGGCGTAGCCAAACAAGCGCTTGTAAAGGAATCCCTAGAGAGGCACCAAGCCAAACTTATCCATCGCTGACCAACACGAAGGCAGGACCCTCGTATCTCTACTTCCAGCTTCCAAGTTTCACCGTAGCACCAAACGTGTCACCGCGACACGTCTCAATTTCTCCCGTCCCTCCGCGTCTACCTATAACGTGGCGCCATCTCCTTCCACCTCCCACCGCCCCCCACCCCTATAAGAAACCACTCGTTGAGCCCAGGAAAGTACGTCGGTGGAGCATCAGATTGAGATAAATACGTATTCTTTCTTTCGCTTGCTTTTTAGAGAGTCAGCAGTAGTTGGTAAGAGCCAAGAGATGGCAACTCAGCAGGAGAGGGCTGAGCTCGATGCCAGGGCGAAGCAAGGAGAGACTGTGGTCCCTGGTGGGACCGGCGGTAAGAGCCTTGAGGCCCAAGAGCGTTTGGCTGAAGGTACCTTAAATTTCTGAAGCATTTGATCACTTCATTATGTTCCTGATGGTCAAAGGTTTGGTTGACGTGTATGCTGTTATTTGGTGGGAGTTTTAGGTCGCAGCCGTGGAGGGCAAACGAGGAGGGAGCAGCTGGGGACAGAGGGCTACCAGGAGATGGGCCGCAAGGGCGGGCTCAGCACCATGGACGAGTTCGGAGGGGAGCGCGCAGCGCGTGAAGGGGTCGATATCGACGAGGCCAAGTTTAGGTCTTAGAGCGCGCAGTTCTGTCTAGACCGTAGGGTGTTGACTAATAAGATATGGTTTAGTTTCTGTTTGGTGTCGTTGGGTTTCTTTTGTTTGGTGACGGGTTTGTTTAGTTTGTGTTTGAGTCATAGTTGGATGCCGTTGGGTTTCCTCTGTTTGGTGTTGGGTTTATGTGGTGGTAGGGCTTTAGCAGGCATCTCGAGCCTCGTTAGCCTTACTTGTACGTGACTTGCTGCTTTGTTCTAATGCACTGATAGTGTGACTTGCTGCTTGGTTTCAATGCATTGATAGTGTGTATAGCGTATCTAATCCATATGTGGGCTGAAGCATCGGCGAAGTATCTTGGCTGCATAAATAGTCTTTTATATGTGAGGTGAAGCATGGGCTCAACGTCTGCTTTACATATCTTGCATTAACTACTTCCAGTGTTTAGGCAACAATGCATCGGGTCAGAATCATCCTGATAGGTAGTCGGACTAGTCGTTTATAGTTCAATTGTAAACGAATTAATGTTAACGTGCTCTAGTTTGCATCATCATATTCAAAGTTTATATGTCTGGACCATCATACAGGTTCGAGTTTGGGGTGATAATCCATCTCCTCCCCCTTGAAGTCTGTACTGATCGAATTTGGTTTGATCCAGTGCCATCTTTCTCTGAAAGCAGTCTATTTAACAAGCGGATAGTCATGTCAATCCATGTATGCCTTAATTTATTTATTTGGAATCTAAACTACTGATTTTGTGTCAGATTCGGTGGCCCAAAACTGATCATCTCATCATTGCATGAATTAATAAGATATGGGAAATGTGTTGTTAATAAGGGCTTTGGTTTGCAACTCGAGATTTTGGGCCACAGCGACAGATATCAAGGAGGTTGCTCGGTTTGCGGCTGGAATCCGTATAGATTGGATGGGAATCGAAATGGCTATTTGGTTCGAAATTGGAATGAAGATTTGAATCGTCAGGATGGAGATTTAAATCGCTAGGGAGAGTAAATCATTCTTCTTCTGTTTTCGAATCGGAATGAGATTTAGTTTGATTGGCCTGAGAGCCATTCAGACTAACTCTTCCCAATCAAAACCCTCTGATGGAAGGCAGATAAAATGCCATAATATATGGGGTCTACGGATTTAGATTAGGTATCCACGTCCCCGCTCGTTAGATGACTAAGATTGGACCAACTTGATTTTTGGAGCCACGGCTATTTGACTAGCTTGTCATAAACTTGGTAATTAGTAGGCCATGTTGCAGAAGTTGGTCTTGCTTTAAACTTGTGAACTTGTAGCGGTAGAAAAATAGACCTGAAACTTCTGAGCAACGGCAATGAGAGTCTCTTAGCGAATCAGATATGTATGGTTCATCACCGCTTACTTTAAGATGACcct encodes the following:
- the LOC105057111 gene encoding em protein H2 encodes the protein MATQQERAELDARAKQGETVVPGGTGGKSLEAQERLAEGRSRGGQTRREQLGTEGYQEMGRKGGLSTMDEFGGERAAREGVDIDEAKFRS